The sequence below is a genomic window from Lolium perenne isolate Kyuss_39 chromosome 4, Kyuss_2.0, whole genome shotgun sequence.
ATCGGCTCCGGTGGCGTGGCGACTCGGATGAGCACGGGGTTCTCCCCGGCCGACGTTCCCCAAAGGAGGCAATCCCGCCGGGCGCGGTGGGTGCGGTTTGAGGTCCACAAAGCAGCGGTGTCTGCGAGGGTGCTCCTCCGAGTTTTGGTGTGTGGATTCCTTCTCCTTCCCTTCCGGtgtcttcgacggcggcggcggcgggagatgCTCATCGGCGTCTTGCACAGAGATCTTCAGGGCTTCAATGTAATTTTCTTTTTTCGCAAGGTCTTTTGTGCAAAATGTAGGCCCAGCTGGTGCTTCTGGGTTGTTCGTGTTGTTGCTGCGTTGTAACCAAATGTTGATTAATGTATGCGTGGTAACTTCCTCAAAAAAAGGTCAGCAATCCTTTGTTCGATCGATCGCTTGTAGAACTAAACTTAAGTATATGATAAATTAATGGAATCTGATAGTGACGCTTTGATCAGCAGCCAATTGCATGGTAGATAAGCACAGCGACAACTTCGGCCCCAGGTTTTCGAACTGAAACCGCTGCACAAGCCCAGTGCCACTTCACGACAGTCCGGATAAGATCGACAATCTGTGTGCTCACTGCTGGTCCGGTATGGTACACCGCCTTAACCCTTCCGAAGTCAAGGGTTCAAGCCCCGCTGCATACATATATAAGACGACAAGATCGATGATGCTTATCACTACTCATTTCTCAGTACTCACCAATTCTACATACAAGCTGCAAGCTTCTGTCATCTGTCCGAAATATTTTGATCTCTGTTCTTTGTGCTTCGAAAGAAGAAGTTGCTAGCTATCACAGGATTCCTGCTAGATGGGGTCTCTGATGGCCGGCTGGGATTCGCCTATTCTTGGCGACGACACCAAAGGTACGCTGTACGCGAGTACACGATTCAGTTGCTGCTTTGCAGCCATGGATGTACTTCTGTTGCTCTAGTCGTGAAAAAACTAACTGTATGCATGCTGCACGTATGCGTAACAAAGCAGCTCGTAGAATGAGGAGCCGGTCGCTGacgaaggaggaggtggaggcgttCTGGCGGCAGCAGGGGAAGCCGGCGCCGGAGGAAGGCGTCACCTCGCCGCTTGCCTCCCCTCGTCCAACCATGGTATGCACTACTTCCAAAACTGATGGCCCGGCCGTTTGCTCTTATGAAATCTTGCCAATTGAACATCTCTGAATTGGTTGCATCAATCTGGTTTTGTTCTGCTTATGCAGGAGAAGAGCCCGCTGGGGAGCTCGAAACAGAGGAGCATGTCTCCCGTGGCTCGTGACGCGGCCGCCGACGACGCCGAGGGTAGTCCCGGCAAGAGCCGAGACTGGTACGTGGCCGTGACCAATAACTCAACCAGTCGCCCGTGATGACACTCTACTTTATTCTGACGTGGTGGCGTGTGCAGGTGGACGAGGAGCAACTGGGCGTTCCTGAACGAGCCGCCGCTGGAGGAGGCGCCGGGCACGGCGCACAGCTACACGCCGcagttccatgtcgccgccgGAGGCCAGATCGCCACCGGCAACGTCTGACTGGATTTACAGACTAGTACCACGCTACGCTGATGGACTATCTGTACGGCCCACTGTGTGCACCGTGTTGATGTGCCACGGGCTCGCTACTTGTCCTCCGTGTAAATACGTACTTCAGTATATTTGCAAACACATATGTGAGTGATGTGTATGTAAAAAAGGTAAATAATGTATATTTCTACTAGGAAGTGGCGCATAAAGGACTGCccatctaagagcatctccaatagaTGATGTGAAATAGGACAACTAAAAGAGGTGCCTCTagaaagcttttttttttttgttttgttttacaatATGGTGTATTTTAGGGAACCTGTGCTGAAGTAGATAATGTAAAATAGGGCACATTCCGCAAACTTCAATCAAATTTTTACACTTCGAATTCAGCATCGACACTCAAAATTCGATCAAACTTGCACTTTAACTTTGATTTCCATTTATACTGAGACGTTGACACTAGACATGAcatttcgactaaaccaagttcgACATTGACTTAACAAAACAACGACTAAACAATAAGCAATGACTATTTTAACTAAACCTTGACGAACGCTCACTcttggtgacaagggattaacttatcaatgcctacggattgtagactagggtttagttggaagtagagggcaagtagatctcgacggtttcagccaaaaagtactcgacgattaataAACTAGCGTTCTATTGACAATGGATTCGattctctctttgtccctcgactcccccttatataggaggcagagccgaggataccgtgttacacaagtttacagattctgggagactctctgagttcaacccgtaaagttacaaatctctatatttcttaatacaactctatctttccttaacaaattgggcttccgaacttcgtaTTCTTCGACCTGTGTGCCTTCAGTAAacaccgggtactatcttcggcaggcccattggggatacctatatcagtagcccccgagattttgcttgaatcgaagaatcagagaAAATATCCAactttataatcatcatataacttcttcgagttatcacatttctttaaataaacggtcatatattgtacagggataacggtaattggggctagttcatttgACGGATCATGTACTAGTTAACTTctttagtggcaatccgcaaaaacctacttcaagatcacgtccctggacatgatctcgggatactggcgtaactcgacatgtgccgcttaaggtcttaccatatgtcgagttccagtcatgtttaatcgggtacctaacgcgtccgttaggatttttcttcgtatctt
It includes:
- the LOC127292033 gene encoding uncharacterized protein translates to MGSLMAGWDSPILGDDTKARRMRSRSLTKEEVEAFWRQQGKPAPEEGVTSPLASPRPTMEKSPLGSSKQRSMSPVARDAAADDAEGSPGKSRDWWTRSNWAFLNEPPLEEAPGTAHSYTPQFHVAAGGQIATGNV